In the genome of Apodemus sylvaticus chromosome 2, mApoSyl1.1, whole genome shotgun sequence, one region contains:
- the Fgf6 gene encoding fibroblast growth factor 6, protein MALGQRLFITMSRRAGRLQGTLQALVFLGVLVGMVVPSPAGARANGTLLDSRGWGTLLSRSRAGLAGEISGVNWESGYLVGIKRQRRLYCNVGIGFHLQVPPDGRISGTHEENPYSLLEISTVERGVVSLFGVKSALFIAMNSKGRLYTTPSFQDECKFRETLLPNNYNAYESDLHRGTYIALSKYGRVKRGSKVSPIMTVTHFLPRI, encoded by the exons ATGGCCCTGGGACAGAGGCTGTTCATCACTATGTCCCGGAGAGCAGGACGTCTTCAGGGCACGCTGCAGGCTCTCGTCTTCTTAGGCGTCCTAGTGGGCATGGTGGTGCCCTCACCTGCTGGCGCCCGCGCCAACGGCACGCTACTGGACTCCAGAGGCTGGGGCACCCTCTTGTCTAGATCTCGAGCTGGGCTAGCTGGAGAGATTTCGGGTGTGAATTGGGAAAGCGGCTATTTGGTGGGCATTAAGCGACAGCGGAGACTCTACTGCAACGTGGGCATTGGTTTCCACCTCCAGGTGCCTCCTGACGGCCGGATCAGTGGGACGCACGAGGAGAACCCTTACA GCCTGCTGGAAATCTCCACGGTAGAACGGGGTGTGGTGAGCCTCTTTGGTGTGAAAAGTGCTCTCTTCATTGCCATGAACAGTAAAGGAAGACTGTACACAACG CCCAGCTTCCAAGACGAATGCAAGTTCCGAGAAACCCTCCTTCCAAACAATTACAACGCCTACGAGTCAGACCTGCACAGAGGGACCTACATTGCACTGAGCAAATATGGACGGGTCAAGCGGGGCAGCAAGGTGTCCCCAATCATGACTGTCACTCACTTCCTCCCCAGGATATAA